One window from the genome of Cucumis melo cultivar AY chromosome 10, USDA_Cmelo_AY_1.0, whole genome shotgun sequence encodes:
- the LOC127151165 gene encoding uncharacterized protein LOC127151165 — MRVVSERRTWVCLFVLAYALLLSSSWNLLLVVEGKQITKEIFGVVVKILLKEGILAIAFCVVYAILEDWSAWQG; from the exons ATGAGAGTTGTGAGCGAAAGAAGAACATGGGTTTGTTTATTTGTTCTAGCTTATGCTCTTCTTTTGTCATCTTCTTGGAATTT GTTGTTAGTGGTGGAAGGGAAACAGATCACTAAAGAGATTTTTGGTGTTGTGGTTAAGATTTTGTTGAAGGAAGGTATTTTGGCGATTGCTTTTTGTGTTGTTTATGCTATTTTGgaag ACTGGTCAGCATGGCAGGGATAA